A genomic segment from Propionibacteriaceae bacterium ZF39 encodes:
- a CDS encoding aromatic ring-opening dioxygenase LigA, whose amino-acid sequence MVHPTEGNSTANNLARAAFYLAGSGLVAGGAGAWAVITQQLKSQQIEVHDDSDILAGKQVAGPVSAFAQANVIEQHALGIGGGRTFADISHEWMEAQAAGDDARVEELAGTRQMVLQANLLRASLFTSVLAYGVAALAGGMGILTVLVGATLPKDD is encoded by the coding sequence GTGGTTCACCCAACGGAGGGAAATTCCACGGCCAACAACCTTGCCCGTGCAGCGTTCTATCTCGCCGGTTCCGGACTCGTCGCCGGTGGTGCCGGCGCCTGGGCCGTCATCACCCAGCAACTCAAGTCGCAACAGATCGAGGTCCACGACGATTCCGACATCCTCGCCGGCAAGCAGGTCGCCGGACCGGTCTCGGCGTTCGCCCAGGCCAATGTCATCGAGCAGCACGCCCTGGGCATCGGTGGCGGCCGCACCTTCGCCGACATCTCCCATGAGTGGATGGAGGCCCAGGCGGCCGGCGACGACGCCAGGGTTGAAGAGCTCGCGGGTACGCGCCAGATGGTCCTGCAGGCCAACCTGCTGCGCGCGTCGCTCTTCACCTCGGTCCTCGCCTATGGCGTCGCCGCCCTCGCCGGCGGCATGGGCATCTTGACCGTGCTCGTGGGCGCGACCCTGCCCAAGGACGACTGA
- a CDS encoding peptidyl-tRNA hydrolase, whose translation MQLVVHHEKVAPAGHFDTCEAAARAVVGLLEAAAGDRADDWGPIVARWRDGRIRKLVRRARGLRWIEAQDLPGVTVHQDLAAVRALVPGPVRPLPPTLAKMQVSGTELPDDEPSTSEAEVLVGINPHIDMTTGKAAAQCAHAAQLAWEAMNPMEREIWARQEHRVRVEIVAPARWESVSPVRVVDAGFTELDGPTPTTKAWWRFAEHAEARWPGEQWSD comes from the coding sequence ATGCAGCTGGTCGTGCATCACGAGAAGGTCGCCCCCGCGGGCCACTTCGACACGTGTGAGGCCGCGGCCCGTGCGGTGGTCGGGTTGCTCGAAGCGGCCGCCGGCGACCGCGCCGATGACTGGGGCCCGATCGTCGCGCGGTGGCGCGATGGTCGGATTCGCAAGCTGGTACGCCGCGCCCGCGGCCTCCGCTGGATCGAGGCCCAGGATCTGCCCGGGGTGACGGTCCACCAGGATCTCGCCGCGGTGCGCGCGTTGGTCCCGGGACCGGTGCGCCCACTGCCCCCGACGCTGGCGAAGATGCAGGTCTCCGGGACCGAGCTGCCGGACGATGAGCCGTCGACCAGCGAGGCCGAAGTGCTCGTCGGCATCAACCCGCACATCGACATGACGACCGGCAAGGCCGCCGCGCAATGCGCCCACGCCGCCCAACTCGCCTGGGAGGCGATGAACCCGATGGAGCGCGAGATCTGGGCGCGACAGGAGCATCGCGTCCGGGTCGAGATCGTCGCCCCGGCGCGGTGGGAGAGTGTCAGCCCGGTCCGGGTCGTCGATGCCGGGTTCACCGAGCTCGACGGGCCAACCCCCACGACGAAGGCCTGGTGGCGGTTCGCCGAGCACGCCGAGGCCCGGTGGCCGGGGGAGCAGTGGTCGGACTGA
- the pyrE gene encoding orotate phosphoribosyltransferase, whose translation MSDKQELVRHITDLAIVRQKVILSSGREADYYIDMRRVTLDGVAAPLVGRVMRELVADLDFDAVGGLTLGADPVATAMLHAAAAAGERLDAFVVRKAEKAHGLQRRIEGTDVAGRRVLVVEDTSTTGGSALTAVEAVREAGGDVVAVAVVADRNTDAAHAVADAGLEYRFAVSAEDLGLA comes from the coding sequence ATGTCCGACAAGCAGGAACTCGTCCGTCACATCACCGACCTCGCCATCGTGCGCCAGAAGGTGATCCTGTCGTCCGGCCGGGAGGCCGACTACTACATCGACATGAGGCGGGTGACGCTCGACGGCGTCGCGGCGCCCCTGGTCGGGCGGGTCATGCGCGAGTTGGTCGCCGACCTCGACTTCGATGCCGTCGGCGGGCTGACCCTGGGTGCCGATCCGGTGGCCACCGCGATGCTGCATGCGGCCGCTGCGGCGGGTGAGCGGCTCGACGCGTTCGTCGTGCGCAAGGCCGAGAAGGCCCACGGCCTGCAGCGCCGGATCGAGGGCACCGATGTGGCGGGACGCCGCGTGCTCGTCGTCGAGGACACCTCCACCACCGGCGGCTCCGCGCTGACAGCTGTCGAGGCGGTCCGGGAGGCCGGCGGCGATGTGGTCGCGGTGGCGGTCGTGGCCGATCGCAACACCGATGCCGCTCACGCAGTCGCCGATGCGGGCCTCGAATACCGCTTCGCCGTCAGCGCCGAGGACCTCGGTCTCGCATAG
- a CDS encoding ribosomal protein L7/L12, which translates to MVPLTVLFLLVILAFAVGSAVTLGLVLYAASRRPRPPLPPNARDAWPPSLALPPSPQVPSSARPGPGYPAYNPTNFLSPGDRERIFVLLRAGKKIHAIKLYREVTGAGLREAKDAVEYLERYQ; encoded by the coding sequence GTGGTCCCGTTGACCGTGCTGTTCCTGTTGGTGATCCTTGCGTTCGCCGTCGGCAGTGCCGTGACGTTGGGCCTCGTTCTCTATGCCGCCAGCCGGCGCCCGCGGCCACCGCTGCCGCCGAATGCGCGCGATGCGTGGCCGCCGAGCCTCGCGCTGCCGCCCTCGCCCCAGGTGCCTTCCTCGGCGAGGCCGGGGCCGGGCTATCCGGCGTACAACCCGACGAATTTCCTCAGCCCCGGGGATCGTGAGCGCATCTTCGTGCTGCTCCGGGCCGGCAAGAAGATCCACGCCATCAAGCTCTATCGCGAGGTCACCGGCGCCGGACTGCGCGAGGCCAAGGACGCCGTCGAATACCTGGAGCGTTATCAGTGA
- a CDS encoding TrkA C-terminal domain-containing protein: MLDVLAANPLLTIMLVLALGTLVGQIPFGPVRFGPAGALFVGLAVGTLDARLGENLGLVQTLGLALFVYTVGVAAGFAFFRDLRRQLPLMIGGIIVLMLTTGVAIVGGKVLGLSPALAAGSFAGALTNTPALAAAAAQTGSTEPAVGYAISYPLGVLVTILIVSVIVGRKWSSPKDAAPAAGVGLIDISVEVSKPGPLDEVPGFADGSVRFSYLQRGNETRVVGENEQLRVGDVVVVVGPVESVRRAREFLGRRVDEHLAHNRREVDYRRFIVSNPKVVGQTIGELDFHERFGGVATRVKRGDLDMLANEDLSLELGDRVRVVVPRGRMGDVSTFLGDSERRISEVDAFSAGIGLALGLAVGVITIPLPGGISLALGSAAGPLVVGMILGRLEKTGPLVWGLPGPANLTIRQLGLLLFLGATGLSAGQAFAGQAFTWLGLKTGVLAIGVVVVSAVLLVVVSRIVGISPPRSAGALAGFIGQPAILAYANSRCVDERINSGYAALFAIAIIAKIVLVQVIVAA, from the coding sequence ATGCTGGACGTCCTCGCCGCCAACCCGCTGCTCACGATCATGCTGGTGCTGGCCCTGGGCACGCTGGTGGGCCAGATCCCGTTCGGGCCCGTTCGCTTCGGACCGGCGGGCGCCCTGTTCGTGGGGCTCGCGGTTGGGACGCTCGATGCCCGCCTCGGCGAGAACCTGGGCCTGGTGCAGACACTGGGGCTGGCGCTGTTCGTCTATACGGTCGGCGTGGCGGCGGGTTTCGCGTTCTTCCGCGATCTGCGGCGGCAGCTGCCGCTGATGATCGGGGGGATCATCGTCCTGATGCTGACAACCGGGGTGGCGATCGTCGGCGGCAAGGTGCTGGGCCTCAGCCCGGCCCTGGCCGCGGGTTCCTTCGCCGGCGCTCTGACCAACACCCCCGCCCTCGCTGCCGCCGCGGCTCAGACCGGCAGCACCGAACCTGCCGTCGGCTACGCGATCTCCTACCCCCTCGGCGTCCTCGTCACCATCCTGATCGTGTCCGTCATCGTGGGCCGGAAATGGTCGTCGCCCAAGGACGCCGCGCCCGCCGCCGGCGTCGGCCTGATCGACATCAGCGTCGAGGTCTCGAAGCCCGGCCCGCTGGACGAGGTGCCGGGATTCGCGGACGGGTCGGTGCGGTTCTCCTATCTCCAGCGCGGCAACGAGACCCGCGTGGTGGGAGAGAACGAGCAGTTGCGGGTGGGCGACGTGGTGGTCGTGGTCGGGCCCGTCGAGTCGGTACGCCGGGCGCGCGAGTTCCTGGGCCGACGCGTCGACGAGCACCTGGCGCACAATCGGCGGGAAGTCGACTACCGCCGCTTCATCGTGTCCAACCCCAAGGTCGTCGGCCAGACCATCGGCGAGCTCGACTTCCACGAACGCTTCGGCGGCGTGGCGACGCGAGTGAAGCGTGGCGATCTGGACATGCTGGCGAACGAGGATCTGTCGCTGGAACTGGGCGACCGGGTGCGCGTGGTGGTTCCGCGTGGGCGCATGGGCGATGTGAGCACGTTCCTCGGCGACTCCGAGCGCAGGATCAGTGAAGTCGACGCGTTCTCGGCCGGGATCGGGCTGGCGCTCGGCCTGGCCGTGGGCGTCATCACCATCCCGCTGCCGGGCGGCATCTCCCTGGCCCTGGGCTCCGCCGCCGGCCCCCTCGTGGTCGGCATGATCCTCGGGCGACTCGAAAAGACCGGCCCTTTGGTCTGGGGCCTGCCGGGACCGGCGAACCTGACGATCCGCCAGCTCGGGCTGCTGTTGTTCCTGGGTGCGACCGGTCTGTCCGCCGGCCAGGCTTTTGCGGGCCAGGCATTCACATGGCTCGGGCTGAAGACCGGCGTACTCGCCATCGGAGTCGTCGTGGTCAGCGCCGTGCTGCTCGTCGTGGTCTCGCGGATCGTCGGCATCAGCCCGCCGCGATCGGCGGGCGCGCTCGCGGGCTTCATCGGCCAGCCGGCGATCCTGGCGTACGCGAACAGCCGCTGCGTCGACGAGCGCATCAACTCCGGCTATGCCGCTCTGTTCGCCATCGCCATCATCGCCAAGATCGTGCTGGTGCAGGTGATCGTGGCGGCCTAG
- a CDS encoding MFS transporter has product MTNFHRVLINTVVANFATAFLWFGWSFWVYLETRSVLINAIISGSYMALLSITSIFFGGLVDRFKKKQVMIASSVITSAAFLGAGALFLALPKERIIDLGGVWFWLIGGLVLGGAVVENMRNIALSTTVTLLVPDGERDRANGLVGAAQGLAFMATSIFAGLAIGLLGMGWTALLAIVATVLALVHLVFVAIPEKGVFHDPANRPKAFDLAGSWSAIRAVPGLMALIFFSCFNNFVGGLMMALLDPYGLTLFSVELWGVVLGVTSAGFIIGGLVIARRGLGANPLRTLLLVNVVVSIVGMTFVIREWHWLLVVGIFAYMCLIPAAEAAEQTIIQRVVPLPRQGRVFGFATSVETAATPISALAIGPIAEFWLIPWVDSPAGEATWGWLLGEGDARGIALVFILSAALMLVVVLLAFRTRAYAGLSRFYADSAPVQGAPSQAEQR; this is encoded by the coding sequence ATGACCAACTTCCATCGCGTATTGATCAATACGGTCGTCGCCAATTTCGCCACCGCGTTCCTCTGGTTCGGCTGGAGCTTCTGGGTCTATCTCGAGACGCGGTCGGTGCTCATCAACGCCATCATCAGCGGCAGCTATATGGCGCTGCTGTCGATCACCTCCATCTTCTTCGGCGGGCTGGTCGACCGATTCAAGAAGAAACAGGTGATGATCGCGTCATCGGTCATCACGTCGGCAGCTTTTCTGGGCGCCGGGGCACTGTTTCTGGCGCTGCCCAAGGAGCGCATCATCGACCTGGGCGGCGTGTGGTTCTGGCTGATCGGAGGGCTGGTCCTGGGTGGCGCCGTCGTCGAGAACATGCGCAACATCGCGCTGTCGACGACCGTCACGCTGCTCGTGCCCGACGGGGAGCGCGATCGGGCGAATGGCCTGGTCGGCGCGGCCCAGGGCCTGGCTTTCATGGCGACCTCCATCTTCGCCGGCCTCGCGATCGGCCTGCTCGGGATGGGGTGGACGGCCCTGCTGGCGATCGTGGCCACCGTGTTGGCGTTGGTCCATCTCGTCTTTGTCGCGATTCCCGAGAAGGGCGTGTTCCACGATCCGGCGAACCGCCCGAAGGCCTTCGACCTGGCCGGCAGCTGGTCAGCCATCCGGGCGGTGCCGGGTCTGATGGCCCTGATCTTCTTCAGCTGCTTCAACAACTTCGTCGGCGGCTTGATGATGGCGCTGCTCGATCCCTATGGGCTGACGCTGTTCTCCGTCGAGCTGTGGGGCGTGGTGCTGGGCGTGACCTCTGCCGGATTCATCATCGGCGGGCTGGTCATCGCACGGCGGGGTCTGGGCGCGAACCCGCTGCGGACCCTCCTGCTGGTCAACGTCGTCGTCTCGATCGTGGGCATGACCTTCGTCATCCGCGAATGGCACTGGCTCCTGGTCGTCGGGATCTTCGCCTATATGTGCCTCATCCCGGCCGCCGAGGCCGCCGAACAGACGATCATTCAGCGCGTCGTGCCCCTGCCACGGCAGGGGCGGGTGTTCGGGTTCGCCACCAGTGTCGAAACAGCCGCCACACCGATCTCGGCGTTGGCCATCGGGCCGATCGCCGAGTTCTGGTTGATTCCCTGGGTCGACTCACCTGCGGGCGAGGCCACCTGGGGCTGGCTGCTCGGCGAGGGAGATGCCCGCGGCATCGCGCTGGTCTTCATCCTGAGCGCCGCGCTGATGCTGGTCGTCGTATTGCTGGCGTTCCGCACCAGGGCGTACGCCGGGCTGTCCCGGTTCTATGCCGATTCCGCACCGGTGCAGGGGGCGCCCTCCCAGGCTGAACAGCGTTAA
- a CDS encoding sortase has protein sequence MTDLLDDLVDTSRPPRRRWRFGVVGLVLVLLGIAALGWVGWQFLGSGIWAKQQYASQFRELQTTWETAPTAEPAAGQGYAILRVPTFGDDYAVPIIKGVETGSLAKGVGAYPSSVEPGEVGNLALAGYRTTHGAPFGKLLDLNAGDEIVIETGEAVYVYVVDVPARDVTVDQAAAWVLDPVPGTADEPTQPTLTLTTSQDLVHSADRSVAFAHLGSTRNK, from the coding sequence ATGACCGACCTGCTCGACGACCTTGTCGATACGTCCCGTCCGCCCCGCCGCCGTTGGCGCTTCGGGGTCGTCGGACTGGTGCTGGTGCTGCTCGGCATCGCGGCTCTCGGGTGGGTCGGCTGGCAGTTCCTCGGTTCGGGGATCTGGGCGAAGCAGCAGTACGCCAGCCAGTTCCGAGAACTGCAGACGACCTGGGAGACCGCGCCGACGGCCGAGCCCGCTGCCGGGCAGGGGTACGCCATCCTGCGCGTCCCGACCTTCGGGGACGACTATGCGGTGCCGATCATCAAGGGTGTCGAAACGGGCTCGCTGGCCAAAGGGGTGGGGGCCTATCCGTCGTCGGTCGAGCCCGGCGAGGTCGGCAACCTCGCCCTCGCGGGCTATCGGACGACCCATGGTGCGCCCTTCGGCAAGCTGCTCGACCTGAATGCCGGTGACGAGATCGTCATCGAGACCGGGGAGGCGGTCTATGTCTATGTCGTGGACGTGCCGGCCCGTGACGTGACCGTCGACCAGGCGGCCGCCTGGGTCCTGGACCCCGTGCCCGGCACCGCCGACGAGCCCACCCAGCCGACGCTCACGCTCACCACGAGCCAGGACCTTGTGCATTCGGCCGATCGGTCCGTCGCGTTCGCCCATTTGGGGAGCACCCGCAACAAGTAG
- a CDS encoding thioesterase family protein, with translation MARVQLDYPDHIFTFSTEMDVRFDDINIGAHLGFDKLVTLVTEARSRYLESLAIAEVASPGVIVTDLAVTYKAEARLRDRLRIDVGVAERSRVGGDIAYRIVRPVDDAVIAIAKTGMVFFDYEAGRVVGALPEFPPVVKG, from the coding sequence ATGGCCCGCGTACAACTCGACTATCCCGACCACATCTTCACGTTCAGCACCGAAATGGACGTGCGCTTCGACGACATCAACATCGGAGCGCATCTCGGGTTCGACAAGCTCGTCACGCTCGTCACCGAGGCGCGGTCGCGCTATCTCGAGTCACTCGCGATCGCCGAGGTCGCCTCGCCGGGGGTGATCGTGACCGACCTGGCCGTGACCTACAAGGCGGAGGCGCGCCTGCGTGACCGGCTCCGCATCGATGTCGGGGTCGCCGAGCGCAGCCGGGTCGGTGGTGACATCGCCTACCGAATCGTCCGGCCCGTCGACGATGCGGTCATCGCGATCGCCAAGACGGGGATGGTGTTCTTCGACTATGAAGCCGGGCGGGTGGTCGGGGCGCTGCCGGAGTTCCCACCGGTCGTCAAGGGCTGA
- a CDS encoding YoaK family protein: protein MPMHVWRRLREVAGPERTPARNFHLANLLALHAGVLNSVGFVATATYTSHMTGLTAIVADHLVLGDFRLVALGLLAIASFVAGAASCALVFNWSRRRGLRSKYASVLVLESSMVLLFGLLAERVTWEHRTWLFIPVLCYTMGLQNAIVTKASDAQIRTTHVTGMVTDIGIELGKLLYRPSRSDLAPVVANVGRLKHHLSIVGLFFGGGVLGAFGYLTIGFYALIPAALWLLIIALPPLVADFRDWPAPPRP, encoded by the coding sequence ATGCCCATGCACGTGTGGCGGCGCCTGCGCGAGGTCGCGGGGCCTGAGCGTACGCCCGCTCGCAACTTCCATCTTGCGAACCTGCTCGCCCTGCACGCCGGCGTACTCAACTCGGTGGGTTTCGTCGCGACCGCCACCTATACATCCCACATGACCGGCCTGACGGCCATCGTCGCGGACCACCTGGTGCTCGGCGACTTCCGGCTGGTCGCCCTCGGTCTGCTGGCGATCGCCAGCTTCGTCGCCGGCGCTGCGAGCTGTGCGCTGGTGTTCAACTGGAGTCGGCGTCGGGGCCTGCGCTCCAAGTACGCCAGCGTGCTGGTCCTCGAGTCATCGATGGTGCTGCTGTTCGGGCTGCTGGCCGAGCGGGTCACCTGGGAACACCGGACGTGGCTGTTCATCCCGGTGCTGTGCTACACGATGGGCCTGCAGAACGCGATCGTGACGAAGGCGTCGGACGCCCAGATCCGCACGACGCATGTGACGGGAATGGTCACCGATATCGGCATCGAGCTCGGCAAGCTGCTCTATCGGCCGAGCCGATCGGACCTCGCCCCGGTCGTCGCCAACGTGGGTCGACTAAAGCATCACCTGAGCATCGTCGGCCTCTTCTTCGGCGGTGGCGTCCTCGGGGCGTTCGGCTATCTGACCATCGGCTTCTATGCCCTGATTCCGGCTGCGCTGTGGCTCCTCATCATCGCGCTGCCGCCTCTCGTGGCCGATTTCCGAGACTGGCCGGCCCCACCTCGACCGTGA
- a CDS encoding fused MFS/spermidine synthase: MNRLVPDPEHPGAYFVRMDGIDHSWIDPDDPTRLEFDYMQRIADVIDAHAPEGDRLRVLHIGGAGMTLARYVAATRPTSAQVVLEPDQELTDEVRSAAPLPKNSGIKVRAVDGRAGVAAIRDGWDADVVILDAFADASVPAELTTVEFFTDLRRILARDGVILLNVTDSSPFTYTRRVLAGVSEVFPERLLSAEPATLRGRRFGNILVAGSALALPTAALARAAARSVFPYRVLHGQQLERFGSGAVPFTDATAQPSPEPPGGRTFFR; this comes from the coding sequence CTGAACAGGCTCGTGCCCGACCCGGAACACCCGGGCGCCTACTTCGTCCGCATGGACGGGATCGACCACTCCTGGATCGATCCCGACGATCCGACGCGGCTCGAATTCGACTACATGCAGCGGATCGCGGACGTGATCGATGCGCATGCGCCGGAGGGCGATCGACTTCGCGTACTCCACATCGGCGGAGCCGGCATGACCCTCGCCCGCTATGTCGCGGCCACCCGGCCGACCTCCGCGCAGGTCGTGCTGGAGCCCGATCAGGAACTCACCGACGAGGTCAGGTCCGCAGCGCCGCTCCCCAAGAACTCCGGGATCAAGGTGCGGGCCGTCGATGGCCGGGCCGGGGTCGCGGCGATCCGGGACGGGTGGGATGCGGACGTGGTGATCCTCGACGCGTTCGCCGATGCGAGCGTCCCGGCCGAGCTGACGACGGTTGAGTTCTTCACCGACCTGCGCCGCATCCTCGCCCGCGATGGCGTGATCCTGCTGAACGTCACGGATTCGTCGCCGTTCACCTATACGCGGCGCGTGCTCGCCGGGGTGAGTGAGGTGTTCCCGGAACGGCTGCTCAGTGCGGAGCCCGCAACGCTGCGCGGTCGACGGTTCGGCAACATCCTGGTCGCCGGTTCGGCTTTGGCGCTCCCGACCGCCGCGCTCGCGCGTGCCGCGGCCCGATCGGTGTTTCCCTATCGCGTGCTGCACGGCCAACAGCTCGAGCGCTTCGGTTCCGGCGCCGTGCCCTTCACCGATGCCACTGCCCAGCCATCCCCCGAACCGCCGGGCGGGCGTACCTTCTTCCGCTGA